The following are encoded together in the Tepidiforma bonchosmolovskayae genome:
- a CDS encoding response regulator: protein MSTNRSTGRGSPAGGSRPVRVLVVDDHAVIRQGLRMLLEAHPGIEVVADCENGREALLAVERLRPDVVLMDVVMPGLNGIEATRQVRRASASTKVVILSGFVDEEQITGAIRAGASGYLVKNSDVSELILAIQTVHRGNQYYSAALSEGFDIAELQLQARRPERKSSLDTLTPREREVLQLIAEGRTNQQIADELVVSVKTVEAHKAHIMEKLKARSRTDLIRYALKRGIVKLESVDEAERSLSNLGGTGDS, encoded by the coding sequence ATGAGCACCAACCGCTCGACCGGGAGGGGGAGCCCCGCCGGCGGTTCGCGGCCTGTACGCGTGCTCGTCGTCGATGACCATGCCGTCATCCGGCAGGGCCTCCGCATGCTGCTGGAAGCGCACCCCGGCATCGAAGTCGTCGCCGATTGCGAAAACGGCCGCGAAGCGCTCCTCGCTGTCGAGCGGCTTCGCCCCGACGTCGTCCTGATGGACGTTGTCATGCCTGGGCTGAACGGTATCGAAGCGACCCGCCAGGTCAGGCGCGCATCGGCGTCAACGAAGGTGGTCATCCTCTCCGGCTTTGTCGATGAAGAGCAAATCACCGGCGCCATCCGTGCCGGCGCCTCCGGCTACCTCGTCAAGAACTCCGACGTCTCCGAGCTCATCCTTGCGATCCAGACCGTCCACCGGGGCAACCAGTACTACTCCGCAGCCCTCTCCGAGGGGTTCGATATCGCCGAGCTTCAGCTCCAGGCCCGCCGGCCCGAGCGGAAGAGCTCGCTCGACACCCTTACGCCCCGCGAGCGCGAAGTGCTCCAGCTCATCGCCGAGGGGCGCACCAACCAGCAGATTGCCGATGAGCTGGTCGTCAGCGTGAAGACGGTCGAGGCGCACAAGGCCCACATCATGGAAAAGCTCAAGGCGCGGTCCCGCACCGACCTGATCCGCTACGCCCTCAAGCGCGGGATTGTGAAGCTCGAAAGCGTCGACGAAGCCGAGCGGAGCCTCTCAAACCTCGGCGGAACTGGCGACAGCTGA
- a CDS encoding Maf family protein produces MSRNVVLASASPRRRELLAALLDDFTVDAADIAEDLAGDAVDCARQLAYAKAEAVARRYRDAVVIGCDTVVFRGLHLYAKPADTAEAVAMLRELRGRPHQVVTAVAVAAPEGTAIDHEISTVFMADLPDDVVQAYAASGRTLDKAGGYAIQHEDVRPVARLEGCYCGVMGLPLWTLYRLLDLFGCAPAPPTRRFDRCADCPARPAAVPPWQATQTE; encoded by the coding sequence ATGAGCCGGAACGTCGTCCTGGCGTCCGCGTCGCCGCGCCGCCGGGAGCTGCTTGCCGCCCTGCTCGACGACTTTACCGTCGATGCCGCCGACATTGCCGAGGACCTGGCCGGCGATGCTGTCGATTGCGCCCGCCAGCTGGCGTACGCCAAGGCCGAGGCCGTCGCCCGCCGCTACCGCGATGCGGTCGTCATCGGCTGCGATACCGTCGTCTTTCGCGGCCTGCACCTCTACGCCAAGCCCGCCGATACCGCCGAAGCCGTCGCCATGCTCCGCGAACTCCGGGGCCGGCCTCACCAGGTCGTCACCGCCGTCGCCGTCGCAGCGCCCGAAGGCACCGCCATCGACCACGAAATCTCGACCGTCTTCATGGCCGACCTCCCCGACGACGTCGTCCAGGCCTACGCAGCGTCCGGCCGCACCCTCGACAAGGCCGGCGGCTACGCCATCCAGCATGAGGACGTCCGGCCCGTTGCCCGCCTCGAAGGCTGCTACTGCGGTGTCATGGGCCTCCCCCTTTGGACCCTGTACCGCCTCCTCGACCTCTTCGGCTGCGCACCCGCACCGCCAACCCGCCGCTTCGACCGCTGCGCCGACTGTCCGGCCCGGCCCGCTGCTGTGCCCCCTTGGCAGGCAACACAGACGGAGTAG
- a CDS encoding class I SAM-dependent RNA methyltransferase has product MPRRGHRWKTPPEPTTLTLRAESLVFGGAALARAPDGRVVFTWFAAPGELVAAVVEREYPDYLEAVTTRVIAPSPDRVEPRCPLFGECGGCQLQHMAYPAQLRAKEAVVREQLQRIGGLDDDVVRPIVGAREPWGYRNHVRFSTGKKFGDVGFISRRGHGLLKVEHCPIADPWVNEILPQLQGHGAGLHQIQVRHSAATGSFLVNPAVPGVPFPTGQTSYLERLAGHDFVVSASAFFQVNTAQAEEMVRLVGEALPSRGRLLVDAFAGVGTFARIFADRFDSVIAIEESNSAARDAKVNLGPVKNARIRIGKVEDILPAFEDHPDAIVLDPPRPGCAPPVLAAITAFRPRVVVYVSCNPATLARDLRVLVDGGYRLTDVTPLDMFPQTGHIECVSRLEWPAA; this is encoded by the coding sequence ATGCCTCGCCGCGGTCACCGTTGGAAGACACCGCCGGAGCCGACCACGCTCACGTTGCGTGCCGAAAGCCTCGTCTTCGGCGGCGCTGCCCTCGCCCGCGCGCCCGATGGCCGGGTCGTCTTCACCTGGTTTGCAGCCCCGGGCGAACTCGTCGCAGCCGTCGTCGAACGCGAGTACCCCGATTACCTCGAGGCCGTCACCACCCGCGTTATCGCGCCCTCGCCCGACCGGGTCGAACCCCGCTGCCCGCTCTTCGGCGAATGCGGCGGCTGCCAGCTCCAGCACATGGCCTACCCCGCCCAGCTCCGCGCGAAGGAGGCCGTCGTCCGGGAACAGCTTCAGCGCATCGGCGGCCTCGACGACGACGTCGTGCGCCCCATCGTCGGCGCGCGGGAACCCTGGGGATACCGCAACCACGTCCGCTTCTCGACCGGCAAGAAATTCGGCGATGTCGGGTTCATCTCCCGCCGCGGTCACGGCCTCCTGAAGGTCGAGCACTGCCCAATCGCCGACCCCTGGGTCAACGAAATCCTCCCCCAGCTCCAGGGACACGGCGCTGGTCTGCATCAAATCCAGGTCCGCCACTCGGCAGCCACCGGCTCGTTCCTGGTCAACCCCGCGGTCCCGGGCGTCCCGTTCCCCACCGGTCAAACCAGCTATCTTGAGCGGCTCGCCGGTCACGACTTCGTCGTCAGCGCCTCGGCGTTTTTCCAGGTCAACACCGCCCAGGCCGAAGAGATGGTCCGCCTGGTCGGCGAGGCCCTTCCCTCCCGGGGCCGCCTGCTGGTGGATGCGTTCGCCGGCGTCGGCACCTTTGCGCGTATCTTCGCTGACCGCTTCGACTCGGTGATCGCCATCGAGGAGTCGAACAGCGCCGCCCGCGACGCGAAGGTGAATCTCGGCCCCGTGAAGAACGCCCGCATCCGCATCGGCAAGGTCGAGGACATCCTCCCGGCGTTCGAGGACCACCCCGACGCCATCGTCCTCGACCCGCCCCGGCCGGGGTGCGCCCCGCCGGTCCTTGCAGCGATCACTGCCTTCCGGCCGCGCGTTGTCGTCTATGTCTCGTGCAACCCGGCCACCCTCGCCCGCGACCTCCGTGTCCTCGTCGATGGCGGCTACCGCCTGACCGACGTTACCCCGCTCGACATGTTCCCCCAGACCGGCCACATCGAATGCGTCAGCCGGCTGGAGTGGCCCGCCGCATGA